The following coding sequences are from one Capsicum annuum cultivar UCD-10X-F1 chromosome 3, UCD10Xv1.1, whole genome shotgun sequence window:
- the LOC107866399 gene encoding glutaredoxin-C11 has protein sequence MDKIRELASKRAAVIFTKSSCCMCHSIKALFYELGANPAIHELDQDSRGNEMAVALRSLGCNPCVPAIFIGGQFVGSTKDVISLHVDGSLKQMLINAKAIWF, from the coding sequence ATGGATAAGATAAGAGAGTTGGCATCAAAGAGGGCAGCAGTAATATTCACCAAGAGTTCATGTTGCATGTGTCACAGTATCAAAGCACTATTTTATGAACTAGGAGCAAACCCAGCAATTCATGAACTAGACCAAGATTCAAGAGGCAATGAAATGGCAGTGGCATTGAGAAGCCTAGGTTGTAATCCATGTGTTCCTGCTATTTTCATTGGTGGACAGTTTGTTGGCTCAACTAAGGATGTCATTTCCCTTCATGTTGATGGCTCTCTTAAGCAAATGCTCATCAATGCCAAAGCTATATGGTTCTAA